Proteins from one Prosthecobacter sp. genomic window:
- a CDS encoding SulP family inorganic anion transporter produces MTSTLRRDLPASLVVFLVAVPLSLGIALASGAPIIAGLIGAVVGGIVTGLLAGSPLQVSGPAAGLTVVVAGLVAKFGWETMCLITACAGALQLVLGWFKVARGALIIAPAVVHGMLAGIGISIALAQMHVVLGGSPQSSPLVNLLGIPKQLGAMSTQAAILGLLTIAILIVWKKLKVPSLKAIPGPLVAVVVGTVVSIVMKMDVKRVDLPETFALTKLTPPADWGAFTIAVITVALIASIESLLCAVATDKLHSGVRSNLDKELSAQGTGNLVSGLLGGLPITGVIVRSSANIMANAASRWSAVFHGVWVLIFALFLGGVIEQIPLAVLAGLLVHVGINLVNLHHIRELTTHNEAPIYYATVLGVTCVNLLAGVGIGLGLSVFFLLRRLSNTDVQLEQREGKWHAKIGGTLTFASVPKLNGELSKIPAGHNVDIDLAVDFIDHAAFEALHGWRENHEKTGGHVDIDETHEEWYKPAKNGTPRKGKSLPAASKA; encoded by the coding sequence ATGACCAGCACACTCCGCCGTGATCTTCCCGCCTCGCTTGTGGTCTTCTTGGTCGCCGTGCCATTGTCGCTCGGCATCGCGCTGGCATCGGGGGCGCCGATCATCGCCGGTCTCATCGGCGCGGTGGTGGGTGGCATTGTGACGGGCCTGCTGGCGGGGTCACCGCTTCAGGTCTCGGGACCAGCGGCAGGTCTGACGGTCGTAGTGGCAGGTTTGGTTGCAAAATTTGGATGGGAGACGATGTGCTTGATCACGGCTTGCGCGGGCGCGCTACAGTTGGTGCTCGGCTGGTTCAAGGTAGCACGCGGGGCACTCATCATCGCGCCCGCCGTGGTGCATGGCATGCTCGCGGGCATCGGCATCTCCATCGCGCTCGCGCAGATGCATGTCGTGCTGGGCGGGTCGCCGCAGAGTTCACCGTTGGTGAATCTGCTTGGGATACCAAAGCAGCTCGGCGCGATGAGCACGCAAGCAGCTATTCTTGGCCTCCTGACCATCGCGATCCTGATTGTGTGGAAGAAGCTGAAGGTTCCCTCGCTCAAAGCCATCCCCGGGCCACTGGTGGCCGTGGTCGTGGGCACTGTGGTGTCCATCGTCATGAAGATGGACGTAAAGCGCGTCGATCTGCCAGAAACCTTCGCACTCACCAAACTGACGCCGCCTGCCGACTGGGGTGCTTTCACCATCGCGGTCATCACTGTCGCCTTGATTGCCAGCATCGAGTCGCTGCTCTGTGCGGTCGCCACAGACAAGCTGCACTCCGGCGTGCGCTCGAATTTGGACAAAGAACTCAGCGCCCAGGGCACGGGCAATCTCGTCTCCGGCCTGCTCGGTGGTCTGCCGATCACCGGCGTCATCGTGCGTTCGTCGGCGAATATCATGGCCAATGCCGCCTCACGTTGGTCGGCGGTGTTTCACGGAGTGTGGGTTCTCATCTTTGCGCTCTTTCTTGGCGGTGTGATTGAGCAAATCCCGTTGGCCGTGCTCGCGGGCCTGCTCGTCCATGTCGGCATCAATCTGGTGAACCTCCATCACATCCGAGAGCTCACGACACACAACGAGGCGCCGATCTACTACGCCACCGTGCTTGGCGTGACCTGCGTGAACCTACTTGCCGGTGTCGGTATTGGTTTGGGTCTCAGTGTCTTCTTCCTGCTGCGTCGCTTGTCGAACACCGACGTGCAACTCGAGCAGCGCGAAGGCAAATGGCACGCGAAGATCGGCGGCACGCTTACCTTTGCCTCCGTGCCGAAGCTGAACGGTGAGCTGTCAAAGATACCCGCTGGCCACAACGTGGACATCGACCTCGCTGTCGATTTCATCGACCACGCCGCCTTTGAAGCCCTGCACGGCTGGCGTGAGAATCACGAGAAGACCGGTGGCCATGTCGATATCGACGAAACACATGAGGAATGGTACAAGCCCGCGAAAAATGGCACCCCGCGAAAAGGCAAGTCCCTCCCAGCCGCCTCCAAAGCCTGA
- a CDS encoding LysR family transcriptional regulator: protein MNDPHLNYHHLRLFWEVARAGSLRAAAARLHLSQPTISAQIKALEKNLDEQLFDRTGRGMKLTPQGRLVMECAAEIFSLGTEMVRSLHGLGSTRNLRLNIGITDSLPKLVAWRLIRPAVKAFPNLQLSCAEGHAQELLGSLASGRLDVVLSDEAAPSSLPVKAFNHLLGESPVVFCAAPALAKKLSKNFPASLKDAPVLLPASRTAWRHEIDRWFDSHRIRPRVVAEFDDAALMKTAAADGMGLAPIAAAVLDEAVDRYGLLPVGRPVRCGFSCHLITLERAMRHPALAVIAAESKSVFSSTRSRRVV, encoded by the coding sequence ATGAACGATCCGCACCTCAATTATCACCATCTGCGCCTGTTTTGGGAAGTCGCCCGCGCCGGCAGCCTCCGGGCAGCCGCAGCGCGCCTGCATCTCTCGCAGCCGACGATCAGCGCCCAGATCAAGGCGCTTGAAAAGAACCTCGACGAACAGCTTTTCGACCGCACCGGCCGCGGCATGAAGCTCACGCCGCAGGGCAGGCTCGTCATGGAGTGCGCTGCGGAGATTTTTTCCCTTGGCACGGAGATGGTGCGCTCGCTGCATGGCCTCGGCAGCACGCGAAACCTGCGGCTGAACATCGGCATCACCGATTCCCTGCCGAAACTCGTCGCGTGGCGGCTCATTCGCCCGGCGGTGAAGGCGTTTCCGAATTTGCAGCTCTCCTGCGCGGAAGGCCATGCTCAGGAACTGCTCGGCTCGCTCGCCTCGGGAAGACTGGATGTGGTTTTGTCGGATGAGGCCGCACCATCGTCGCTGCCCGTTAAAGCGTTCAATCATCTCCTCGGCGAATCGCCCGTGGTCTTCTGCGCGGCTCCGGCGCTGGCGAAGAAATTGAGCAAGAACTTCCCTGCCTCGCTAAAGGACGCCCCGGTGCTGCTGCCGGCCAGCCGCACGGCCTGGCGGCATGAAATCGACCGCTGGTTCGACTCGCATCGCATCCGTCCGCGCGTGGTGGCGGAGTTCGATGATGCCGCGCTAATGAAAACGGCCGCTGCGGACGGCATGGGCCTGGCCCCCATCGCCGCAGCGGTACTGGATGAGGCGGTGGACCGCTACGGCCTGCTGCCGGTGGGTCGCCCGGTGCGCTGCGGCTTTTCGTGTCATCTCATCACCCTGGAACGTGCCATGCGGCATCCAGCGCTGGCAGTGATCGCCGCAGAGTCGAAGAGCGTCTTCAGCTCGACGAGATCCCGGCGGGTGGTATGA
- a CDS encoding carbonic anhydrase family protein translates to MSYNKAPFAVTLPKDITASIAVFLVALPLCLGIALASNAPLFSGLISGIVGGIVVGLISSSQKSVSGPAAGLTAIVAAQITLLGSFEAFLAAVAVAGVIQILMGVFRLGFIAAFFPLSVIKGLLAAIGLILILKQIPHVFGHDADAEGEMSFDQPDHENTFTEIWSSLFDIQPGAALIGLVSILVLMLWDRSKTLKKSPVPSALVVVVFGVGINMILRQMGSAWTIEPSHLVQVPVAKDIQAFLGFMQFPDAAQFGNPAILKAAVTIALVATLETLLNLEAVDKIDPDQHQAPPNRELIAQGIGNVTAGLIGGLPMTSVIVRSSVNINAGGRTKLSAILHGVLLTLCVITVPQWLNEIPLSALAAILIVTGLKLASPALFKQMWSEGSRQFLPFMMTIAAIVVTDLLMGVLIGLGISILFILHSNLRRPLRRIVEKHTSGDVLRIELANQVSFLNRATIEKTLHDVPRGGHVLLDASSTDYIDPDIRDLITDFQNTTSKAHGVEVSLVGFKDHYAFNDHIQFIDYTSREVQSSLTPATVLDILREGNRRFLAGERIQRDFSRQVTATASGQFPMAAVLSCIDSRTPAEVIFDLGLGDIFSARVAGNIAAKDLIGSMEYACVVAGSKLIVVMGHTSCGAVNAAVDLICSRKSAAEATGCGNLDGLVTEIQQSIDLKTCKQPGQWLPGEKAAYSNEVSRRNVIRTIHVIRERSTALDKMVSEGKIAVVGALYDVGTGEVTFFQTQESSLAKLHLPMTRAG, encoded by the coding sequence ATGTCCTACAACAAAGCCCCCTTTGCTGTCACTCTGCCGAAAGACATCACCGCGAGCATTGCGGTATTCCTCGTGGCATTGCCTTTATGCCTCGGGATCGCCCTCGCGTCGAATGCGCCGCTCTTCTCCGGTTTGATCTCCGGTATCGTGGGAGGAATCGTGGTGGGGCTTATCAGCAGCTCCCAAAAAAGCGTGAGCGGACCGGCGGCGGGCCTGACGGCCATCGTGGCGGCACAGATCACGCTTCTGGGCAGTTTTGAGGCCTTTCTGGCTGCGGTGGCTGTTGCGGGCGTGATTCAAATTTTGATGGGTGTGTTTCGCCTGGGCTTCATCGCGGCCTTCTTCCCGTTGAGCGTCATCAAAGGCCTCCTGGCGGCCATTGGCCTCATTTTGATCTTGAAGCAGATTCCGCACGTTTTCGGCCATGATGCTGATGCGGAGGGTGAGATGAGCTTTGACCAGCCGGACCACGAAAACACCTTCACGGAGATCTGGTCCTCCCTTTTCGACATCCAGCCCGGTGCTGCGCTGATCGGGTTGGTGTCCATTCTCGTGCTGATGTTGTGGGATCGCAGCAAGACGTTGAAAAAGAGCCCGGTGCCCTCCGCATTGGTGGTGGTGGTGTTCGGCGTGGGCATCAACATGATACTGCGTCAGATGGGCAGTGCGTGGACCATCGAGCCGAGTCATCTCGTGCAGGTGCCGGTGGCGAAGGACATCCAGGCGTTCCTCGGCTTCATGCAGTTCCCGGATGCCGCGCAGTTTGGCAATCCGGCGATCCTCAAGGCGGCGGTGACCATCGCTCTCGTCGCCACGCTGGAGACACTGCTGAATTTGGAGGCGGTGGACAAGATTGACCCAGATCAGCATCAGGCGCCGCCGAACCGCGAACTCATCGCGCAGGGCATCGGCAACGTCACGGCGGGCCTCATTGGCGGCCTGCCGATGACAAGTGTGATCGTGCGTTCGTCGGTGAACATCAACGCGGGCGGCAGAACCAAGCTCAGCGCCATTCTGCATGGTGTGTTGTTGACGCTGTGTGTGATCACTGTGCCGCAGTGGCTCAACGAAATCCCGCTTTCGGCGCTGGCGGCCATCTTGATCGTTACCGGCCTCAAACTCGCCAGCCCGGCTCTGTTCAAGCAGATGTGGAGCGAGGGATCGCGGCAGTTCCTGCCCTTCATGATGACCATCGCGGCCATCGTGGTCACGGACTTGCTCATGGGCGTGCTTATCGGACTCGGGATCAGCATTCTGTTCATCCTGCACAGCAACCTGCGCCGCCCGCTGCGCCGCATCGTGGAAAAACACACCTCCGGTGACGTGCTGCGCATCGAGCTGGCGAACCAAGTGAGCTTTCTCAACCGCGCCACCATCGAAAAGACGCTGCATGATGTGCCGCGCGGCGGCCATGTGCTGCTCGACGCAAGCAGCACGGACTACATCGACCCGGACATCCGCGACCTCATCACCGACTTCCAAAACACGACCTCGAAGGCGCATGGCGTGGAAGTTAGCCTCGTCGGATTCAAGGATCACTACGCCTTCAACGACCACATCCAGTTTATCGATTACACCAGCCGCGAGGTGCAGAGCAGCCTCACTCCAGCCACAGTGCTGGACATTCTGCGGGAAGGAAACCGCCGGTTCCTCGCAGGTGAGCGCATCCAGCGTGACTTTAGCCGTCAGGTGACCGCTACGGCGTCAGGCCAGTTCCCGATGGCTGCGGTGCTTAGTTGCATAGACTCCCGCACACCGGCGGAGGTTATTTTTGATCTCGGACTTGGCGACATCTTTAGCGCGCGCGTGGCGGGAAACATCGCCGCCAAAGACCTCATTGGCAGCATGGAATACGCCTGCGTCGTCGCGGGATCGAAGCTGATCGTCGTCATGGGCCACACGAGTTGCGGCGCGGTGAACGCGGCCGTGGATCTGATTTGCAGCCGGAAATCCGCCGCCGAGGCCACTGGTTGCGGCAATCTCGACGGGCTCGTCACCGAGATTCAGCAGTCCATCGACCTGAAGACCTGCAAGCAACCGGGTCAATGGCTGCCCGGCGAGAAAGCAGCCTATTCCAACGAGGTTTCCCGCCGCAATGTCATCCGCACCATCCACGTCATCCGCGAGCGCAGTACTGCGCTCGACAAAATGGTGAGCGAGGGGAAAATCGCCGTCGTTGGAGCGCTGTACGATGTGGGAACGGGCGAGGTGACGTTCTTTCAGACGCAGGAATCCAGCCTGGCAAAACTGCATCTGCCCATGACGAGGGCGGGCTGA
- a CDS encoding RNA polymerase sigma factor: MEQEKIRAAQAGDMAAFEWILREHEERLFGFCCRWLRCVEDAREVCQDAFVRAWQALPEFEGRSRLSTWLYQIALNLCRDRAKTRASRQRENTIALAEIEQPPLCPQHAPDTSAELKSELQKLDRGLAVLPEKLRAVLMLTTMEGMNHEECAQVLNCSTRSVEGRVYRARQMLMKWWDEES, from the coding sequence TTGGAGCAGGAAAAAATACGCGCTGCGCAGGCCGGGGACATGGCGGCGTTCGAATGGATCCTGCGGGAACACGAGGAGCGCCTGTTCGGCTTTTGCTGCCGCTGGCTGCGCTGTGTGGAAGATGCACGCGAGGTGTGCCAGGACGCATTCGTGCGCGCCTGGCAGGCGCTGCCGGAATTCGAGGGAAGATCGCGCCTCTCGACGTGGCTGTATCAGATCGCACTGAACCTGTGCCGGGATCGCGCCAAAACACGCGCCTCAAGGCAGCGGGAGAACACGATCGCCCTCGCCGAAATCGAACAACCGCCGCTCTGCCCCCAGCATGCGCCAGACACGAGTGCGGAACTGAAAAGTGAACTGCAAAAGCTGGACCGTGGCCTTGCCGTGCTGCCGGAAAAACTACGCGCGGTGCTGATGCTCACCACGATGGAAGGCATGAACCATGAGGAGTGCGCCCAGGTGCTGAACTGCTCCACGCGTAGTGTGGAGGGCCGGGTTTATCGCGCACGGCAGATGTTAATGAAATGGTGGGACGAAGAGAGTTGA
- a CDS encoding periplasmic heavy metal sensor: MTSRGKWMVAAMLFSVVLAGGTAWLVTDWTLHRHGESHAHDHAEPDFHAWMHEHLDITPEQHEKLEPIEAEFEQRRVRLRGEIRAAGRDLAAAIETADVNDDALKSALEKLNKAQAELQHATLEHFFAMKRYLRPAQAKKLVEWTHDSLAREH, translated from the coding sequence ATGACCTCACGTGGGAAATGGATGGTGGCCGCGATGCTGTTCTCCGTCGTTCTGGCCGGCGGAACCGCCTGGCTGGTCACCGACTGGACACTGCACCGTCATGGTGAAAGCCATGCACACGATCATGCGGAGCCGGACTTCCATGCCTGGATGCACGAGCATCTCGACATCACGCCAGAACAGCATGAAAAGCTGGAGCCGATCGAGGCGGAGTTCGAGCAACGTCGAGTGCGCCTGAGGGGCGAGATTCGCGCGGCAGGGCGCGATTTGGCGGCCGCCATCGAGACAGCAGACGTCAATGACGACGCCTTGAAATCCGCACTGGAGAAGCTGAACAAGGCTCAGGCCGAACTGCAACACGCCACGCTGGAGCATTTCTTTGCGATGAAACGTTACCTGCGTCCTGCGCAGGCAAAAAAACTGGTGGAATGGACGCATGACAGCCTTGCCCGCGAGCATTGA
- a CDS encoding patatin-like phospholipase family protein: MNANLHPPFRGWSRVEEGMKHGTGGEKTPRIGLVLSSGGARGLAHAGVIQVLEKNNIPIAAIAGCSMGAYVGALWAAGLNGEQLEARAREIKDRKALKALLDYVIPPSEGLIRGEKIRRHFERDLGTKTFADLDKPLLVIATDLDRLTPHVFDSGFVSHAVHASAAIPAICAPVHLNGRRFTDGGTSEPLPVTLLKNRLHLDHIIAVNVMPMPGDFEAGLDGTLVTGDKTTGNFISRIFRLFWRKLNLLAAGNVLDTFRRALMAAQLRLIAKEEAAADVVIHPRFTTSTWHDFENFGHYLQAGRDAAEAALPAIRELLSPTQLNQETISHEIAPSHTRLECLAA; this comes from the coding sequence ATGAACGCCAACCTCCATCCGCCCTTTCGAGGATGGAGCCGTGTCGAAGAAGGCATGAAACACGGCACAGGGGGAGAAAAGACGCCTCGCATCGGCTTGGTGCTCTCCAGCGGCGGGGCGCGCGGTCTGGCCCATGCAGGGGTGATTCAGGTTTTGGAAAAAAATAACATCCCCATCGCCGCCATCGCGGGGTGCAGCATGGGGGCCTACGTCGGGGCGCTGTGGGCCGCCGGACTCAATGGGGAGCAGCTCGAAGCCCGTGCGCGCGAAATCAAAGACCGCAAAGCTCTCAAAGCACTGCTCGATTACGTCATTCCGCCTTCCGAGGGCCTGATTCGCGGCGAAAAAATCCGCCGACATTTCGAGCGTGATCTCGGCACCAAGACCTTCGCTGATCTCGACAAGCCGCTGCTCGTCATCGCCACCGATCTCGACCGTCTGACGCCGCATGTCTTTGATTCCGGCTTCGTTTCGCATGCGGTGCATGCCAGCGCCGCCATTCCGGCCATTTGCGCTCCAGTGCATCTCAATGGCCGCCGTTTCACCGATGGCGGCACTTCGGAGCCACTGCCTGTCACCCTGCTCAAAAATCGACTTCATCTCGACCATATCATCGCCGTGAACGTCATGCCGATGCCCGGCGATTTCGAAGCAGGTCTCGATGGCACCCTCGTTACGGGCGACAAGACAACGGGCAACTTCATCTCGCGCATCTTCCGTTTGTTCTGGCGCAAGCTGAACCTCCTCGCGGCTGGAAATGTCCTCGACACTTTCCGTCGCGCGTTGATGGCCGCCCAGCTTCGCCTCATCGCCAAAGAGGAGGCTGCCGCCGATGTCGTGATCCATCCGCGTTTCACCACCTCGACGTGGCACGACTTTGAAAATTTCGGGCACTACCTGCAGGCCGGTCGCGATGCCGCCGAAGCCGCGCTGCCTGCCATCCGTGAACTACTTTCGCCAACCCAACTCAACCAGGAGACAATCAGCCATGAAATTGCTCCATCACACACCCGATTGGAATGCCTCGCCGCCTGA
- a CDS encoding AMP-binding protein, giving the protein MKLLHHTPDWNASPPEDWHHWQLARLRDYLNHRVIPFSAHYGRMFKEHGIDPHDIKSLEDWSRVPLTSKQDLANPRDFVLMPNEAALRREPGMIFDVLLHGRNAAKEHAEAEFRPILLTSTTGRSADPVPFLYTKHDLHNLDISGTRLMLAGRSQREFRHMNLFPYAPHLAFWLAHHAGLGFGTFMLSTGGGKTLGTDGNIKLIDKIQPDILIGMPTFIYHVLREAVETGKRWTNLKRIVLGGEKVADGLRARLRDLATALGSPDVHVMATYGFTEAKMAFPECVGESHDASGYHLSPDLGLVEIIDPKTGEPVPDGRPGEIVFTPLDARGTVVLRYRTGDIAEGGLTWEKCPNCGRTCPRLLGPISRVSEVRELHIDKLKGTLVNFNLLEHLLDDQKGIAAWQIELRKRNDDALDTDEVHLHLTAEPGVHEADLELAVSRRFHEATEITPNELHFHTLAELREQLGVGRLLKEEKLVDHRPKAHTAASHVALSS; this is encoded by the coding sequence ATGAAATTGCTCCATCACACACCCGATTGGAATGCCTCGCCGCCTGAAGACTGGCACCACTGGCAGCTCGCGCGTCTGCGCGACTACCTGAACCACCGCGTCATCCCGTTCAGCGCGCATTACGGTCGCATGTTCAAAGAACACGGCATTGATCCGCATGACATCAAATCACTCGAAGACTGGAGTCGCGTGCCGTTGACCTCGAAGCAGGATCTTGCCAATCCGCGTGACTTCGTGCTCATGCCCAATGAGGCCGCGTTACGTCGTGAGCCCGGCATGATCTTCGATGTGCTGCTGCATGGTCGAAACGCCGCCAAGGAGCATGCCGAGGCCGAATTCCGTCCCATTCTGCTCACCAGCACCACCGGTCGCAGCGCCGATCCCGTGCCGTTTCTCTACACAAAGCACGATCTCCATAATCTCGACATCAGCGGCACGCGTTTGATGCTCGCTGGGCGCTCGCAGCGCGAGTTTCGCCACATGAATCTCTTCCCCTATGCGCCTCACCTCGCCTTCTGGCTGGCGCATCATGCGGGACTCGGCTTTGGCACCTTCATGCTCAGCACCGGCGGCGGCAAAACGCTCGGCACCGATGGCAACATCAAGCTCATCGACAAAATCCAGCCGGACATCCTCATCGGCATGCCCACCTTCATTTACCATGTGCTGCGTGAGGCCGTCGAAACCGGTAAACGCTGGACCAATCTGAAACGCATCGTTCTCGGTGGGGAAAAGGTGGCCGACGGCCTCCGCGCACGCCTGCGTGATCTCGCCACAGCTCTCGGCAGCCCCGATGTGCATGTCATGGCCACCTACGGATTCACCGAGGCGAAGATGGCCTTTCCTGAATGTGTCGGTGAGTCGCACGATGCCAGCGGCTATCACCTCAGCCCGGATCTTGGCCTCGTCGAAATCATCGACCCGAAAACCGGGGAACCCGTCCCCGATGGTCGCCCCGGCGAGATCGTCTTCACGCCACTCGACGCGCGCGGCACCGTGGTCCTGCGCTACCGCACCGGCGACATTGCCGAAGGCGGCCTCACCTGGGAAAAGTGCCCCAACTGTGGCCGCACCTGCCCGCGTTTGCTTGGCCCCATCTCCCGTGTCAGCGAGGTCCGCGAGTTGCACATCGACAAGCTCAAAGGCACGCTCGTGAACTTCAATCTGCTCGAACACCTGCTCGATGATCAAAAGGGCATCGCCGCCTGGCAGATCGAGCTGCGCAAGCGCAATGACGACGCCCTCGACACCGACGAAGTTCATCTCCACCTCACCGCCGAGCCCGGTGTCCACGAGGCGGATCTCGAACTCGCCGTCTCCCGCCGTTTCCACGAAGCCACCGAGATCACACCGAACGAACTCCACTTCCACACGCTCGCCGAACTCCGCGAGCAACTGGGGGTTGGCCGCCTCCTCAAAGAGGAAAAGCTCGTCGATCACCGCCCCAAAGCCCACACCGCCGCATCTCATGTGGCCCTCAGTTCCTAA
- a CDS encoding thiolase family protein → MKTPSLVIVAAVRTPFSRAGTDLAHLDAVELGRHAVAALLTRTGIDPMLVDETIIGCVGQPPEAMNIARVIALRAGLPESKPAMTVHRNCASSLEALTLAHAKMCAGQGEVFIVGGTESMSNMPFYFSRPAVAKFTAMSRARDFTGRARAALNFRPADFAPVIGIKLGLTDPVSNLNMGQTAEVLAREFGITRDMQDAFAMRSHLRATQANHLLNQEIAPVLGKNVVATDNGIRADSSLEKLAKLKPLFDSLTGSVTAGNSSQITDGAVALLVATEEAAAAHNWKPLGRLVSYSATGCDPSRMGLGPVRAMDAALHRSGWKLGDADVIEINEAFAAQVLAVMKCLADPASARRAGLEAPLGEIDPAKINACGGAIALGHPVGASGARLVQTALNQLHATDTKRAVVSLCVGGGQGMAACLEAL, encoded by the coding sequence ATGAAAACTCCCTCACTTGTCATCGTCGCCGCAGTCCGCACGCCGTTTTCACGAGCAGGCACGGATCTCGCGCACCTCGACGCCGTCGAACTCGGCCGCCATGCTGTTGCCGCGTTGCTGACACGCACCGGCATCGATCCCATGCTCGTCGATGAAACCATCATCGGCTGTGTCGGTCAGCCACCGGAAGCCATGAACATCGCTCGTGTCATCGCTCTGCGTGCGGGTTTGCCCGAATCGAAGCCCGCTATGACGGTACATCGCAACTGCGCCTCCAGTTTGGAGGCGCTCACGCTCGCGCACGCCAAAATGTGCGCCGGTCAGGGTGAAGTCTTCATCGTCGGCGGCACCGAAAGCATGAGCAACATGCCGTTCTACTTCTCACGCCCTGCCGTGGCCAAGTTCACCGCCATGAGCCGTGCCCGCGATTTCACGGGCCGCGCGAGAGCCGCGTTGAATTTCCGTCCGGCTGACTTCGCGCCCGTGATCGGCATCAAACTTGGCCTCACGGATCCTGTTTCCAATTTGAACATGGGCCAGACCGCCGAAGTGCTCGCTCGCGAATTTGGCATCACGCGTGACATGCAGGACGCCTTCGCCATGCGCAGCCATCTGCGGGCCACGCAGGCCAACCACCTCCTCAATCAGGAAATCGCCCCCGTTCTGGGAAAAAACGTAGTCGCCACCGACAACGGCATTCGTGCTGACTCCAGCCTCGAAAAACTCGCCAAACTCAAACCGCTTTTTGATTCGCTGACTGGCAGTGTCACGGCGGGCAATTCCTCGCAAATCACCGATGGTGCCGTCGCCCTGCTCGTCGCGACCGAAGAAGCCGCTGCGGCGCACAATTGGAAGCCGCTCGGGCGTCTCGTCAGCTATTCCGCCACTGGTTGCGATCCGTCTCGCATGGGGCTCGGTCCTGTCCGTGCCATGGATGCGGCTTTGCATCGCAGCGGTTGGAAGCTGGGTGACGCTGATGTCATCGAGATCAACGAAGCCTTCGCCGCGCAGGTGCTCGCTGTCATGAAATGTCTCGCCGATCCTGCCAGCGCGCGCCGAGCCGGATTGGAAGCACCACTCGGTGAAATAGACCCCGCCAAGATCAACGCCTGCGGCGGTGCCATAGCCCTCGGCCACCCGGTCGGTGCCAGTGGTGCCAGACTCGTCCAAACCGCCCTCAACCAACTCCACGCCACCGACACCAAACGTGCCGTTGTCAGTCTCTGCGTCGGCGGAGGTCAAGGCATGGCCGCCTGCCTCGAAGCATTATGA